The sequence acacaacattgaaccgtgACCAGAATAGTCTGGTTTTTGCCGTGGTGCATTTTGCTAACTGCCTCGGTAGGCGCTCCGCTTGGCACTCGAACGCACTGGTCTAAAGAGGCTCCTGAGCTTGCAGGAAAAACTTGCCAAAGACACACTGGACTCAACCTCAGTGGGCGGCAACAATGTCAATTCAGTGTTTACGTATGCTTTcatttcatcaccagccacGGACTTAGTCAGACTTGTCGCGCCACTGTGAAGGTGTCGGTGGACAAAGTCTCCAGCCGTTTGAGACCACAGGCAGTCGGGATATCTTTCGGAACATCTGAACAGTGACCTCCAAGCTCAGTGAAACCCTGAATTTCAACCGCTGGGGCAAGGGCTGCCAGTGATTGCGGGGCTACTTGAGCCTCTTGCAGGGGAAGGGGGTGCAGGAAACGGTGGTCTGGACGAGATGGAGGTTATTCATGGATCTGCCATTACCTTCATCACCCTTCCCCAAGGCCATCGACGGGTTGGAAACAGGATCTACTGCTCACACAGGACCTGTAGCCCCGGCGAAGGGTCCGACCACCAACCCCGTGTTGGCGATTCAAACAACCCACGCGACGTAAACATTGGTTGGCATCATTTCAGAAAATGAACAGCCACATGGTGGCTTCGCCAGATTTGGAAGTGCAAATGACCACAGGCGGAAGGAACTTGAACTCATGTTGCAAACGCGACATACGTACGCACCCTGTTGAGGACACAGCAGCCCCATTTCCATCTACGAATTGTCCAATTGGCATTCTGGGCTGGCAAGCAGTAGGGTTTTATTTTCAGGTCAGTTGTAGTGTCAAGATCTAACTCCTGGTTTCTTCTGGAGTCGTTCGACTGGCGACGATGGGCGTGGCGTTCATCAACCCACCCAGTATCACACACCCCCTTCTATGGGAAACTTCACATCGAAACCCTGCTAGGGCGCGGCTGTTTCTTATCTGGCTGGCACTAATTGACAAGGAGTTGTTTCCCCATAGTATTCCCGAGGTATCCTCATGTACATGGGAATATGGAGGAAGCTGACGTGGTGAGGATATTGCGCGTACACTCTTTGCTCTGGGTAGATTTCCCACACGCGCGGCTGCTCCTGCCCTCCTTGGCCCGTCGAAAGAGTGGCAAAGGTCACGTTTTCCATTTCCCTTTACAGCGAATGCAATTCCAACTTCAACTCTTTCCTGATACTTTAGTCCTGGATATCCCGCACTGATATCCAGCGAGTCGATCTTTCTCAGCAATCTCTTTGGATGatgtcttggtgttgatttgACACCTTACTATCGCCATCCCCGTTTCCCTCGTCCCCTACATCCGCCTTCAGACAGGTCTCAGTCCATTCAAATTCCCTCAATTCCATGATGAGACGATCCTATGACGGTGCAGGCCTAGCAGCCACAGTAGCCACTGTTCTTCATGTCCTTAACCTTCTCATATCCCTATACGCTGGTGCTGCCAATGCTGAACAGCCTGTGTACATGTCGTCGGAAGGTTACGATGAAGGTCGGTTTGGCAAATACCCGGTTCAAAAATTCAAGTCTGTGGAACTTATCGCGCCTCGACCAAACATTGTCCGTCAGGATAGTCGATGCTCAAAAGATTTGATGACTTTCCTTTCTCCTCGTGGCTATGTTGAGCAAGCAACTCATCCTCAAGCAACCATTCTGGACCACAATGGCCATTTGATTTGGACTTCAGGGTGGGACAAGAAACAAATTTACAACCTCATGACGCAGCAATACAAGGGCCACAACTATATTACCTTTTGGGCAGGTAACGACGCCGTAGGCGGTCACGGCGCAGGTTCTTATTACATGGTCAGCCATTTTCTGCAGTTGAAACCTCCACGATCCCAGTACTAACACTCTCTCCTTAAGTTGGATGAAACGTACAATATGACGCGGCGCTTGCATGCGGCCAATGGCCTCAAAGGTGACTTGCATGAATTTCGGTTTACGCCGCAAGGCACAGCTCTTATCACTGTATACGATGTTCAAGAGGTAGACCTATCCACCCTCGGCAAGAAATCAGGACCCATTTGGGACTGTCTTATTCAAGAAATTGACATCGAGACTGGTGACCTGGTATTTGAGTGGCGAGCAAGTCAGCATCTGAACATCGCAGACACATACCGGCGTATTGGCGGCGAAGGCGAACCCGGCGGTGCCCCTTTTGACTGGttccatatcaacagcataGACAAGGATGTGCAAGGAAACTACCTCATTTCCAGCCGATACTTCAACAGCGTTTTCTACATCGACGGGAAAACGGGGAGCGTCATTTGGACGATGGGAGGCAAAGGAAACAAATTCAAGGATCTCTCCGGTGGCAAAGCAACGAATTTTGCATTTCAGCACGACGCTCGATGGGACAATAACTATCAGGAGATTACCCTCTTTGATAACAGTCACGACGGTGGACCTTTGGCAAATGCCCATCCCAGAGGCATGCGTCTCCGTGTGGACCAAGTTCTCATGACGGTCGAGCTTATCACCGAGTACAAGAACCCAACCCATGTCCCTGCAGCTTCACAGGGCTCACTACAAAATCTCCCCAATGGAAATGTGCTCATAGGTTACGGCTACAGCGGCCTGTTCACCGAGTTCACGCGCGAGGGTAAGGTCTTGTGCGAGACGCACTACGGTCCACAGAGTCGATATGGCACGGGCGATGTGCAGTCGTACCGTGTTTTCAAGTTCAACTGGCGGGCATCCCCAGAGACTGATCCTGACCTGGCCATCTCTCAGGACGGTGCAATGGTGTGGAGGGCTTATGCCAGCTGGAATGGTGCAACCGATGTTTCTGCTTGGGTGCTTCAGGGCACAGATAGTCCCAACGCCGGAAAGTGGAAGGTCATTGAGAAAAAGAGCAGGTCGGGGTTTGAGACAGACTTTTTATTGGAAGCCGATCACCCAGACTACATTAGAGTTGTGGCCGTGGACTCGAAAGGAAACACGCTCGGATCCAGTCAACCAGCCAATGCTACTAAGGTGGCGATTGTATGTCAAcattctcttcctcatcactTTTCCCTTTGAGTTGCTAACCAAGTCATGTTAGACCTACAAGATTGACCGACCCAAAGCATCAATCGAGTATGAAAATACATGGACATGGTTCACAGGTGTTGCTACAGGCTTTGGACTTGTGGTATTTGCTTTGGCTCTTCGACCTGCGATCAAGGCTTGCTTTACATGTCGTCGACGAACAGCCCAGTACAGCTTACTGCCGACCGATGAAGACAAGGCGGCGACTTCAAAGGGCATCCATTTGACGCAGTTTTGACAAAGAGTGGTCGAAGATCCCTTCCATTCTTCCATTGATTTTGATTGTGTTTTCTTTGTGTAAGGGTTTGCATTGAGCGTTGGGTTGTATGTACATAGTTGCCTGTTCAGATACCTGGAGTTGGATACCACATAGCATTGAGTATATTTTATTTGCCGCGTTGGTCTTCTATTAATTATGTTTTGGCTTAGATAATATGTCACGCTTTCACCGCACCCTTCTATCATACCAATGAAGTCTGGCGTCAGGTTGTAATCAACTTTTGGAGGTTTCCACTACACGCACCACTTGAAGGGCTGTCAAAGAAGCTCGATGCTGCCATGGAAGGCTGTCTCAGTCATCCGAAAATTCCTCGTCCAAAGGCCGCGTAAGTCACCTTTGACAAAACTTCCTTTTCCTCTAGACAAGGGTTGCTTTTAGTAGTGGCAGATTGGACTAGGGGCTTGCAGGCGCCACATGGTAGCTGAAGTGGTCCAAGTTAGTTTTAACGGTGCCGACTCGGCAGTTGAGATGTATTTCACTTCTACAGCAAGGTGGTGGTTTATTCAGTGAGTGTCATTATTCCCTTTATGCTGGACCTTCTATTTGCAGATGTGCATCTATGGTGCGTGTATATAGGGCAGATTCTGACAAAATAGTAATTGCAGGATCTCAAATTGACGTCAAACATCGTTCCGATCAAACAAGTACGCCACTAGCAAGGAGCGAAGCAAAGGACGCGCATTTTATCTGATCGGACCTATTCTTAGCGCATCAATTATCAGTCTGTCATCAGACCTGACTCATTGGGATAGCTTGGGAAATAGCCTTGTTCGGCTTTTATCTTGAAGACGGATAAAAGTACGCCTCAACATCGTGGCAGTATAATTCCCGAATGAACTAGCTCAGTGTTAGGTCTGTGGAGGCGCCGGCATGTGGGAGATGAACCACATTAATTCCTTTCTTCGGAATGACAACATGAATGGTACAATTATTTCCCGGCGATGCCTCCTGGCAATCAGCTGCTGTAACGTGATCCAGGCGTCATTGAATTGTGGCTTCAGGTAAGCTCGGCTGATCTGCATTTACATCTGTTGCACTCCTCAGCTGCAGTGTTGAAACTGTGGCCGAGATTCAAACACCAGgcaaaccatcaccaaaaatTATTTCCAGTTGAATGACACGGCATTCGGAAGTCCCCAAATAGGTCATCTGCCCACGGCAAGAATGGACTTGTCGCTACTGAAACATGGCCAGAAACGCGCGTCCCGGCCTTGGACCGCCCACAACCCGGCGCTTGAAGAGGCGAATGAATCAGTTAGCGAGTTCTTGGTGCGGATACAGCCGCTTTTGCAAGCGCCGGCAACAAAATCGGGAAGACAGAGGTCTGGTAGAAACTGTTTGGAAATACGTTGAGGAAGTCGTTCGTGTTGATACCATTGTGCATTGATTGGGATTGAGCACAACCAGTTTACAGCCAAACGACACAACGCAATGCAACTCTATCGGACTCTATCAACCAATTATCACAGCAACAAATTGCAAAGGGAAACAGACAAAAGCCAACCGTCAACTTAACTTAATCTGCCCCACTTCAACAATCAACTTGTGGCTGGTGTGACCAACCATCTAACAGCAAACTTCTCCAAGTGCAAAGATCAAAAGCCGCGTCATCAAGCCTCTTTTCACAATTGCCCAGTTCGATCCCAACCGCCAGTTGCTGCTCAAACAAACGACTGGCCAGAAATGCCACATGGAGCCACCTA is a genomic window of Pochonia chlamydosporia 170 chromosome Unknown PCv3seq00010, whole genome shotgun sequence containing:
- a CDS encoding arylsulfotransferase protein (similar to Neofusicoccum parvum UCRNP2 XP_007582029.1); the protein is MRRSYDGAGLAATVATVLHVLNLLISLYAGAANAEQPVYMSSEGYDEGRFGKYPVQKFKSVELIAPRPNIVRQDSRCSKDLMTFLSPRGYVEQATHPQATILDHNGHLIWTSGWDKKQIYNLMTQQYKGHNYITFWAGNDAVGGHGAGSYYMLDETYNMTRRLHAANGLKGDLHEFRFTPQGTALITVYDVQEVDLSTLGKKSGPIWDCLIQEIDIETGDLVFEWRASQHLNIADTYRRIGGEGEPGGAPFDWFHINSIDKDVQGNYLISSRYFNSVFYIDGKTGSVIWTMGGKGNKFKDLSGGKATNFAFQHDARWDNNYQEITLFDNSHDGGPLANAHPRGMRLRVDQVLMTVELITEYKNPTHVPAASQGSLQNLPNGNVLIGYGYSGLFTEFTREGKVLCETHYGPQSRYGTGDVQSYRVFKFNWRASPETDPDLAISQDGAMVWRAYASWNGATDVSAWVLQGTDSPNAGKWKVIEKKSRSGFETDFLLEADHPDYIRVVAVDSKGNTLGSSQPANATKVAITYKIDRPKASIEYENTWTWFTGVATGFGLVVFALALRPAIKACFTCRRRTAQYSLLPTDEDKAATSKGIHLTQF